In Paenibacillus ihbetae, the following are encoded in one genomic region:
- a CDS encoding dihydrofolate reductase family protein, which translates to MIELVYHVAVTADLFIADKNGVADDSVFLYADDGGDFFESVRQYHAVFMGRKTYEYGFQYGLKPGEPSGIAQAAHPGLKHYIFSNQMEFESNEQVELVKEDVVSFCARLKQETTDQQKKIWLCGGGNLAGKLLDHQLIDTLILKVNPIILGEGIPLFGASKKKIDLKLTDIKSYESGVIVPTYQIIY; encoded by the coding sequence ATGATTGAACTGGTGTATCATGTTGCCGTAACTGCTGATCTTTTTATTGCGGACAAAAATGGCGTTGCGGATGATTCCGTATTTCTGTATGCGGATGACGGCGGCGATTTCTTCGAAAGTGTCCGGCAGTATCATGCTGTATTCATGGGTAGAAAAACATATGAATATGGATTTCAATATGGATTGAAGCCGGGTGAACCTTCCGGAATTGCGCAGGCGGCTCATCCTGGGCTGAAGCATTATATTTTCTCCAATCAAATGGAGTTTGAATCCAATGAGCAAGTGGAGCTTGTCAAAGAGGATGTGGTGTCGTTTTGTGCGAGGCTAAAACAGGAAACTACGGATCAGCAGAAAAAAATATGGTTATGCGGAGGGGGAAATCTGGCCGGAAAGCTCCTCGACCACCAATTGATTGACACGTTGATTTTGAAGGTCAATCCCATCATTCTTGGTGAAGGCATTCCGTTGTTTGGAGCCAGCAAGAAGAAAATCGATCTGAAATTAACTGACATCAAGTCTTATGAAAGCGGAGTGATCGTGCCTACCTATCAGATTATATATTGA
- a CDS encoding MBL fold metallo-hydrolase, which translates to MTLKLQMLGTGSAFAKQYYNNNALIYDNEFTLMVDCGITAPMALHQLGATFNDIDAVLITHIHGDHVGGLEELAFITKLQYQRKLPLYIGEALVQPLWENTLRGGMYQEGHITSLDDIFDVRPLKPGVKTDISAGLSVELIQTRHIPGKSSYSLYLNERIFYSADMVFDPALLRTLVQDRGCEVILHECQLQGPGEVHTTLEELLSLPENVKERTYLMHYGDNAKDFIGKTGPMEFLEQQRIYEL; encoded by the coding sequence TTGACATTGAAATTGCAAATGCTTGGCACGGGCAGTGCGTTTGCCAAGCAGTACTACAACAATAACGCGCTGATTTATGACAACGAATTTACGCTGATGGTCGATTGCGGGATCACGGCGCCTATGGCGCTGCACCAGCTCGGGGCTACGTTCAATGATATCGATGCGGTTCTGATCACCCACATTCATGGGGACCATGTCGGCGGTTTGGAGGAGCTTGCTTTTATCACGAAGCTGCAATACCAGCGCAAGCTTCCACTCTACATCGGCGAAGCGCTCGTCCAGCCGCTGTGGGAGAACACTCTGCGGGGCGGCATGTACCAAGAAGGCCACATCACTTCGCTGGACGATATCTTTGACGTTCGTCCGCTGAAGCCCGGTGTAAAGACGGATATTTCCGCCGGACTGTCCGTGGAGCTGATTCAAACCCGACATATCCCGGGCAAGAGCAGCTACTCGCTTTATTTGAATGAACGCATTTTTTACAGCGCCGATATGGTATTCGATCCTGCGCTGCTTCGCACGCTGGTACAGGACCGGGGGTGCGAGGTGATTCTGCACGAATGTCAGCTTCAGGGTCCGGGCGAGGTTCACACCACGCTGGAGGAGCTGCTGAGTCTGCCGGAGAATGTTAAAGAACGCACTTATCTGATGCACTATGGAGACAATGCCAAAGATTTTATCGGAAAGACCGGACCGATGGAATTTCTGGAGCAGCAGCGCATCTACGAGCTGTAA
- a CDS encoding ABC transporter ATP-binding protein, whose protein sequence is MSTEEVLSIQDLRMKYDGRYVLNGIDLHVRRGEMIGYIGPNGAGKSTTVKIMLGLVEGYTGTVRIFGQDIADGSVEYKRRIGYVPEVAELYDQLTPAEYLTFTGELYGLSYEDAYEKAGRLMECFDLGKAYHSRIATFSKGMRQKVLLISSLLHDPDLLFLDEPLSGLDANSVMVVKEILAKLSAAGTTIFYSSHIMDVVEKISSRIVLLADSRIVADGTFKELQQQSQEGSLEEVFNQLTGFHNHGAIADRFVSIIREGS, encoded by the coding sequence ATGTCTACGGAAGAAGTGCTGTCGATTCAGGATCTGAGGATGAAATATGATGGCCGGTATGTGCTTAACGGAATTGATCTTCATGTACGCCGTGGCGAGATGATCGGGTATATCGGTCCGAACGGGGCCGGGAAGAGCACTACCGTCAAGATTATGCTCGGCCTGGTAGAGGGATACACGGGGACCGTCCGGATCTTCGGGCAGGATATTGCCGATGGCAGCGTCGAGTACAAGCGGAGAATCGGATATGTGCCCGAGGTCGCGGAGCTGTACGATCAGCTGACGCCGGCGGAGTATTTGACGTTTACAGGGGAGCTGTACGGGCTTTCTTACGAAGATGCTTATGAGAAGGCCGGACGATTAATGGAGTGCTTCGATCTGGGAAAAGCCTATCACTCGCGGATTGCTACCTTTTCCAAAGGGATGCGGCAGAAGGTGCTGCTCATTTCCAGCCTCCTTCATGACCCGGACCTGTTGTTTCTGGATGAGCCGCTGAGCGGCCTGGATGCGAACAGCGTTATGGTGGTGAAGGAAATTTTGGCCAAACTGTCGGCCGCAGGCACAACGATATTTTACTCCTCCCACATTATGGACGTCGTGGAGAAGATCAGCAGCCGGATCGTGCTGCTTGCCGATAGCCGCATTGTTGCGGACGGAACGTTTAAGGAGCTGCAGCAGCAGTCGCAGGAAGGTTCCTTGGAAGAGGTGTTCAACCAGCTGACCGGATTCCATAACCATGGCGCGATTGCGGACCGATTCGTTTCGATCATTCGGGAGGGCTCCTGA
- a CDS encoding YktB family protein, giving the protein MTTAFTGFNDQDFDVFSVPGLEARMEALIERVRPKLELIGAELAPLVSALAGEDMYVHVAKHARRKVNPPIDTWVAWAANKRGYKALPHFEVGLFGTHLFVIFAIIYESPNKAVFAANLETKLKKTIKALPDHFYWSMDHMNPEGTLHQAMSQGDFEKLIHKLKEVKKAEVMCGLRIPREEAVKLSGDKLLEKVQETFETLLPLYKMSF; this is encoded by the coding sequence ATGACAACAGCGTTTACAGGATTTAACGATCAAGATTTCGACGTATTCTCCGTCCCCGGACTCGAAGCTCGCATGGAGGCGCTCATCGAGCGCGTTCGGCCGAAGCTGGAGCTGATCGGGGCGGAGCTGGCCCCCCTTGTTTCCGCTCTCGCCGGGGAGGACATGTACGTGCACGTTGCGAAGCATGCCAGACGCAAGGTGAACCCTCCAATCGATACATGGGTCGCCTGGGCTGCCAACAAGCGCGGCTACAAGGCGCTTCCCCATTTTGAAGTGGGTCTCTTCGGCACGCATCTGTTTGTTATTTTTGCGATCATTTACGAGAGTCCGAACAAAGCCGTGTTCGCAGCCAATCTTGAAACGAAGCTGAAGAAGACGATCAAAGCGCTGCCGGACCATTTCTATTGGTCCATGGACCATATGAACCCCGAGGGAACGCTGCATCAAGCCATGAGTCAAGGCGACTTCGAGAAGCTTATTCATAAGCTGAAGGAGGTCAAGAAGGCTGAAGTGATGTGCGGACTGCGCATCCCGCGCGAGGAAGCCGTCAAGCTGAGCGGGGACAAGCTGCTGGAGAAGGTCCAGGAGACCTTCGAGACGCTTCTGCCGCTGTACAAAATGTCGTTCTGA
- a CDS encoding DUF3892 domain-containing protein, giving the protein MDNNSQEVVGVRKNGDGDIVELKMEDGTVVDYKTAQQMAKNKQIKNVNVFRGRDGDEHLRSNADGDPSNNLDNLPTF; this is encoded by the coding sequence ATGGACAACAATTCACAAGAAGTCGTAGGCGTCCGGAAAAACGGCGATGGCGATATCGTCGAGCTGAAGATGGAGGACGGAACGGTCGTTGATTACAAAACAGCCCAGCAGATGGCGAAAAATAAACAAATCAAGAATGTGAATGTATTTCGCGGACGTGACGGTGACGAGCATCTCCGTTCGAATGCCGATGGCGATCCAAGCAACAATTTGGACAATCTGCCGACGTTCTAA
- a CDS encoding accessory gene regulator ArgB-like protein — protein sequence MLEETAKRIAERIKRQVPEHKSTLPVLAHAVAIVLNVVLIVSLTMLIAWLTGNTGQAALSLIGFALLRQFSGGMHLKSGAACIAVTTGMFTLVSFLEPGLVYIQLLNLTSLLLVIRFAPSRIKGQSRISSVHYPKLRLISCLIVAMNVVIQSPTLAIVFFIQAVSLVHGRGGGSYVPDRQSETPLL from the coding sequence ATGTTAGAGGAAACCGCCAAACGGATCGCAGAGAGGATCAAACGACAAGTACCCGAACATAAATCGACTCTCCCCGTCTTGGCACATGCTGTTGCCATTGTGTTAAATGTGGTGTTGATCGTATCGCTAACGATGCTGATCGCATGGTTGACCGGCAATACGGGACAGGCTGCGCTCTCCCTGATCGGATTTGCCCTCCTGCGGCAGTTCTCGGGAGGGATGCATCTGAAATCCGGAGCCGCATGCATTGCCGTGACAACCGGAATGTTCACCCTGGTGTCCTTCCTCGAGCCGGGCCTTGTATACATACAACTGTTGAATTTGACAAGCCTGCTGCTTGTCATCCGCTTTGCCCCGAGCCGCATTAAAGGCCAATCCCGTATATCCAGCGTGCATTACCCTAAACTTCGCCTGATCAGCTGTTTGATCGTGGCGATGAATGTGGTGATTCAATCTCCAACGTTAGCGATCGTCTTTTTCATCCAAGCGGTAAGTTTAGTTCACGGGAGAGGAGGAGGCTCGTATGTCCCGGATCGGCAAAGCGAAACACCGCTTCTATAG
- a CDS encoding cyclic lactone autoinducer peptide, translating into MSRIGKAKHRFYSGVASALTMVAVFVVNSASPLFVYRGETPEELLK; encoded by the coding sequence ATGTCCCGGATCGGCAAAGCGAAACACCGCTTCTATAGCGGTGTCGCATCGGCCCTGACGATGGTTGCGGTGTTTGTTGTCAATTCCGCAAGCCCATTATTCGTGTACCGCGGCGAGACCCCGGAAGAATTGCTGAAATGA
- a CDS encoding TetR family transcriptional regulator, with translation MCPRVSDEYKETKKREIAAAARRVFIRKGFAHAVMQDIMDEAGISRGALYAYFDNLEHVFMEVLRYDDEELFQWTGPELQSPVWETLMKWLREIEQDLMKLQHSLVRARAEFFLSSAYVRNKQHYPYIQQRYKNAVDAISRVIRAGEEREEFQPLQDARTIAGYTLSFLNGLMLDTYQLGPDATRAERQLDAFRNTLKLMLNPSRTDGHPHYL, from the coding sequence ATGTGCCCGAGGGTTAGCGACGAGTACAAAGAAACGAAGAAGCGGGAGATCGCGGCTGCCGCAAGACGCGTCTTTATCCGGAAAGGCTTCGCCCATGCCGTCATGCAGGACATTATGGATGAGGCCGGCATATCGCGCGGTGCGTTGTATGCTTATTTTGACAATCTGGAGCATGTCTTCATGGAAGTGCTGCGTTATGACGATGAAGAGCTGTTTCAGTGGACTGGGCCGGAACTGCAGTCCCCGGTGTGGGAGACGCTCATGAAGTGGCTGCGCGAGATCGAGCAGGATCTGATGAAGCTACAGCATTCGCTGGTACGGGCGAGAGCGGAGTTCTTTCTCTCCTCCGCCTATGTGAGGAACAAACAGCATTATCCGTATATCCAGCAGCGTTACAAGAATGCCGTCGATGCCATCAGCCGGGTGATTCGGGCCGGGGAGGAGCGGGAGGAGTTTCAGCCTTTGCAGGACGCCCGGACCATTGCGGGGTATACCCTCTCGTTTCTTAACGGACTGATGCTGGATACGTATCAGCTTGGACCCGATGCTACCCGGGCGGAGCGGCAGCTGGATGCGTTCCGGAACACGCTCAAGCTAATGCTGAATCCCTCGCGTACGGACGGTCATCCCCATTATCTATAG
- a CDS encoding copper amine oxidase, whose protein sequence is MKWKKVWACVLVLSLMGGSTLLFADSVQERVRVWLNGRELKDGGYVIDGKTYVPVREFDGAVDWNSKTGNVQVIKPNVHIFLFKGDTVFGNVNKGKLKFNVFSQVDSLNNDIHAVKVAIEDPSGHVKDIQSQVVQDRKDNFWFRTYDFTYDFKTSGKYSVGFYVQVKPDSGFVKVAEKVITALN, encoded by the coding sequence ATGAAGTGGAAGAAGGTTTGGGCATGCGTTCTGGTCCTTTCTCTGATGGGTGGCAGCACGCTTTTATTTGCAGATTCCGTCCAAGAACGTGTCCGGGTATGGCTCAACGGCCGCGAATTAAAGGACGGCGGTTATGTGATCGACGGCAAAACCTACGTGCCGGTGCGGGAGTTTGATGGTGCCGTGGACTGGAATTCGAAGACAGGCAATGTCCAGGTAATCAAACCTAATGTGCATATTTTCTTGTTCAAAGGGGACACTGTATTCGGGAACGTCAACAAGGGCAAGCTGAAATTCAATGTATTCAGCCAGGTCGACAGCCTGAATAACGATATCCATGCGGTGAAGGTAGCGATCGAAGACCCGTCCGGTCATGTAAAGGATATTCAATCCCAGGTCGTTCAAGACCGGAAGGACAATTTTTGGTTCCGCACCTATGATTTTACGTATGACTTTAAAACGTCAGGCAAATACTCGGTCGGCTTTTATGTCCAGGTGAAACCCGATTCCGGCTTCGTCAAGGTTGCTGAAAAGGTGATCACGGCACTGAACTAA
- a CDS encoding ATP-dependent DNA ligase, which produces MFISPMLLETASGPFSHNDYIFEPKIDGHRLLFSQEDGRIQLYTRHKTCCTRQYPELLKPFEHDILLDGEVACTDPQTGLVDFENVMTRFQAKKEQRIRQLMDISPVTYVAFDILRYKGQDLRELPLVRRKEILAGISMPNRHFGIIPFVEGAGEALFEQMRAQELEGMVGKLQGSRYESRRSPAWQKVINWTYAEVFITGYRKEEFGWLTSVMTENGRLRPTGIVELGVPPKAKRAFYGVSQQLVTGEDKNFVHLKPRIRAKVKTRNWTKAGMLRSPAFVEFVI; this is translated from the coding sequence ATGTTTATTAGCCCGATGTTACTAGAGACAGCAAGTGGCCCATTTAGCCATAATGATTATATATTTGAGCCCAAAATCGACGGGCACCGGCTTCTGTTCTCCCAGGAGGACGGCCGAATCCAGTTGTATACCCGGCATAAGACATGCTGTACGCGGCAGTATCCCGAGCTCCTGAAGCCGTTTGAACATGATATCCTTCTAGATGGTGAGGTTGCTTGTACTGATCCGCAGACGGGGCTGGTTGACTTCGAAAACGTCATGACCCGGTTTCAGGCCAAGAAGGAGCAGCGTATCCGGCAGCTAATGGACATATCGCCAGTGACCTATGTTGCGTTCGATATCCTGAGATACAAGGGGCAGGACCTTCGAGAATTGCCCCTAGTGCGGCGAAAAGAGATTCTGGCAGGCATCAGCATGCCGAACAGACACTTCGGTATCATCCCCTTTGTGGAGGGCGCAGGAGAGGCACTGTTTGAGCAAATGAGGGCCCAGGAGCTTGAGGGAATGGTCGGGAAGCTTCAGGGCAGCCGATACGAGAGCCGCCGATCACCGGCCTGGCAGAAGGTCATCAATTGGACCTATGCCGAGGTGTTTATCACCGGCTATCGGAAAGAAGAATTCGGTTGGTTAACGTCTGTGATGACGGAAAACGGGCGGCTGCGGCCGACTGGTATTGTCGAGCTGGGCGTGCCGCCGAAGGCCAAGCGAGCCTTTTACGGAGTGAGCCAGCAGCTTGTAACGGGTGAGGATAAGAATTTCGTTCACCTGAAGCCACGGATCCGGGCGAAGGTGAAAACCCGGAACTGGACCAAGGCAGGCATGCTGCGGTCGCCGGCGTTTGTTGAATTTGTCATTTGA
- a CDS encoding DUF1292 domain-containing protein codes for MSEHKHEHGDACGCGHDHDHDHDHEEFVLTLTDEQGKEVEMVLVETFDVGEKLYALLLERDNPEADGVILRMEEENEEMVLYNIEDEAEWNEVEAAYNELVAAANQE; via the coding sequence ATGAGCGAACACAAACACGAACACGGAGATGCTTGCGGCTGCGGTCACGATCATGACCACGACCATGATCATGAGGAGTTTGTGCTTACATTGACGGATGAGCAGGGCAAAGAGGTGGAAATGGTTCTCGTAGAAACTTTTGATGTGGGCGAGAAGCTTTATGCACTGCTGCTTGAGCGCGACAATCCGGAAGCGGACGGCGTCATCCTGCGTATGGAAGAAGAGAACGAGGAAATGGTTCTTTACAATATCGAGGACGAAGCGGAATGGAACGAAGTAGAGGCCGCGTATAACGAGCTGGTCGCTGCAGCGAATCAGGAATAA
- a CDS encoding aminotransferase class I/II-fold pyridoxal phosphate-dependent enzyme, whose product MDHSRTPLFTALKEHAAKNPVQFHIPGHKKGLGTDAEFREFIGDNALSIDLINIAPLDDLHQPTGVIEEAQKLAADAFGADHTFFSVQGTSGAIMTMIMSVCAPGDKIIVPRNVHKSVLSAIIFTGAKPVFVSPAQDPNVGIDHGITISSVRKALKRHPDAKAVLVINPTYFGVSANLKEIVDLAHSYNVPVLVDEAHGVLIHFHEELPMSAMEAGADMAATSVHKLGGSMTQSSVLNVNTKNGYINPYRVQTIISMLTTTSTSYILLASLDTSRRNLALHGKEMAARTIELAQYARREINEIEGLYCFGDEILGSEATYSYDPTKLTIHVRHLGITGYETENWLRDHYNIEVELSDMYNILCLITPGDNRDTVDTLLTALRELSDEYLHVNEINELVVKTPEIPQLSLIPRDAFYGDTEIIPFKESAGRIIAEFIYVYPPGIPILLPGEVISQENIDYIIDHVEVGLPVKGPEDRSIQNVKVIVEADPIF is encoded by the coding sequence ATGGACCATAGCCGTACACCGCTCTTCACCGCACTCAAGGAACACGCGGCCAAAAACCCGGTTCAATTTCACATTCCGGGACATAAGAAGGGCTTAGGCACCGATGCCGAGTTTCGAGAATTTATAGGGGATAATGCCCTTTCCATAGATCTGATCAACATCGCGCCGCTGGACGACCTGCATCAGCCTACCGGTGTTATCGAAGAGGCCCAGAAGCTGGCCGCCGACGCCTTTGGCGCGGACCATACGTTTTTCAGTGTACAAGGGACAAGCGGGGCGATCATGACCATGATCATGTCCGTATGTGCCCCAGGGGATAAAATTATCGTTCCCCGCAACGTGCATAAATCCGTTTTGTCCGCCATCATTTTCACCGGGGCCAAGCCCGTATTCGTATCCCCGGCCCAGGATCCCAACGTCGGGATCGACCACGGGATTACGATCAGCTCGGTGCGCAAAGCACTGAAGCGCCATCCGGACGCCAAAGCCGTATTAGTCATCAACCCGACCTATTTCGGCGTCAGCGCCAATCTGAAGGAAATTGTCGATCTTGCCCACAGCTACAACGTGCCGGTTCTGGTGGACGAAGCACATGGCGTGCTGATCCATTTCCATGAAGAGCTTCCGATGTCCGCTATGGAAGCAGGCGCCGACATGGCTGCGACCAGCGTCCATAAGCTCGGCGGCTCCATGACGCAAAGCTCGGTTCTGAACGTCAATACGAAGAACGGCTATATCAATCCGTATCGGGTGCAGACGATTATCAGTATGCTGACGACGACCTCAACCTCCTATATCTTACTTGCATCGCTGGATACGTCACGCCGCAATCTGGCGCTGCACGGGAAGGAAATGGCCGCGAGAACGATCGAGCTCGCACAATATGCCCGCCGTGAAATCAACGAGATCGAGGGGCTGTACTGCTTCGGGGATGAAATCCTGGGCAGCGAGGCGACTTACTCCTATGACCCGACCAAGCTGACGATCCATGTCCGCCATCTGGGCATTACCGGGTACGAGACCGAGAACTGGCTCCGCGATCATTACAATATCGAGGTAGAGCTCAGTGATATGTACAACATCCTGTGCCTTATTACACCGGGCGATAACCGGGATACGGTCGATACGCTGCTGACTGCTCTGCGCGAGCTGTCCGACGAATATCTTCATGTGAATGAAATCAATGAGCTTGTTGTGAAAACACCGGAGATTCCTCAGCTGTCCCTTATCCCGCGCGATGCCTTCTACGGGGACACCGAGATCATTCCATTCAAAGAATCGGCCGGGCGCATCATCGCCGAATTTATTTATGTCTACCCGCCGGGAATTCCGATTCTGCTTCCGGGCGAAGTTATTTCCCAGGAAAACATCGACTACATTATTGATCACGTTGAAGTCGGACTCCCCGTGAAAGGCCCTGAGGACCGCAGCATTCAGAACGTTAAGGTTATTGTAGAAGCCGATCCGATCTTCTAA
- a CDS encoding endonuclease/exonuclease/phosphatase family protein: MKKHVFSLFTAMLLMSMLPLGAHAADNGYGSRVPATVMSYNIHHGVGLDNQLSLERIAGVIRDAGADIVGLQEVDRFYGERSGFQDQAKELAELLGYHYAYGANLDLAPAEGQTENRQYGTAIVSKYPILKSENVWLSSFGKEQRGVLHAVINVRGVHVDVYNTHLGLDVTSRLAQAQEIVDLASASGSDGPALLLGDLNAEPASEEVGLLLNSGLFVNSFEGVEDAYTFPVRNPSATIDYILTSPGVSHANQRVIQTEASDHLPIVAEVVFARKAGR; this comes from the coding sequence ATGAAAAAACACGTATTCTCGCTCTTCACTGCCATGCTGCTTATGTCCATGCTTCCGCTCGGCGCTCATGCTGCGGACAACGGATACGGAAGCAGGGTCCCGGCAACCGTTATGTCGTACAACATCCACCATGGGGTCGGCCTGGATAACCAATTAAGTCTCGAGCGGATTGCAGGAGTCATACGGGATGCCGGGGCGGATATCGTCGGCCTGCAGGAAGTGGACCGGTTCTATGGGGAGCGAAGCGGCTTCCAGGATCAAGCCAAGGAACTGGCTGAATTGCTGGGCTATCATTATGCTTACGGGGCGAACCTGGATTTGGCTCCAGCCGAAGGACAGACTGAGAACCGGCAGTACGGAACCGCGATTGTTAGCAAATATCCGATCCTGAAATCCGAAAACGTGTGGCTCAGCAGCTTCGGCAAGGAACAACGCGGTGTATTGCATGCTGTGATCAATGTACGGGGAGTCCATGTGGACGTATATAACACGCATCTTGGCCTCGATGTAACGAGCCGATTGGCGCAGGCGCAGGAAATCGTTGATCTCGCTTCAGCTTCGGGCTCCGACGGGCCGGCCTTACTGCTTGGTGATCTGAACGCCGAGCCTGCAAGCGAGGAAGTGGGGTTATTGCTGAACAGCGGGTTATTCGTCAACAGCTTTGAAGGTGTCGAGGATGCCTATACCTTTCCAGTTCGCAACCCGTCCGCTACAATCGATTATATTTTAACCTCACCTGGTGTTTCACACGCAAACCAGCGTGTCATCCAAACGGAAGCATCGGATCATTTGCCGATAGTGGCGGAGGTTGTCTTCGCAAGAAAGGCCGGTCGTTAA
- a CDS encoding GNAT family N-acetyltransferase → MAAEIINVTTEEQLEQALDIRKDVFVLEQKVPIDLEIDHYDRLDAEAWHVLIKSEGQYAATGRLTYYNKDSAKMQRIAVRKPFRSKGIGRVLMMALEAQARELKLPYAVLDAQVQAEPFYRKLGYETISDEPFDDAGIPHVRMKKEL, encoded by the coding sequence GTGGCAGCAGAGATTATTAATGTGACGACCGAAGAACAGCTGGAGCAAGCGCTCGACATCCGTAAGGATGTGTTTGTGCTGGAGCAGAAGGTACCGATTGACCTGGAGATTGATCATTACGACCGGTTGGACGCTGAGGCTTGGCATGTATTGATTAAATCCGAAGGGCAGTATGCCGCAACCGGCCGCTTGACCTACTATAATAAGGATTCGGCGAAAATGCAGCGTATTGCCGTCCGCAAGCCGTTCCGTTCCAAAGGCATTGGCCGTGTGCTGATGATGGCCTTAGAAGCGCAGGCTCGTGAGCTGAAGCTGCCTTATGCGGTGCTGGATGCCCAAGTACAGGCAGAGCCGTTTTACCGTAAGCTCGGGTACGAGACGATATCGGATGAACCGTTCGATGATGCGGGCATCCCCCATGTTCGGATGAAAAAAGAGCTATAA
- a CDS encoding L,D-transpeptidase — protein sequence MFALLLIFLLPSGAHAASGQKLDSKYTRYAQFIVIDKSSNKLMYYEKGKLIKSFSVATGKKPSYTPEGLFKIHEKVKNRPYYKERIKGGDPRNPLGARWLGINVKINGKASYAYAIHGTNNPGSIGKYVSAGCIRMHNKDVIWLYDRVKMSTPVLIQK from the coding sequence GTGTTTGCGCTTCTGCTGATCTTTCTTCTCCCTTCTGGGGCCCACGCCGCTTCGGGACAGAAGCTGGACAGCAAATACACCCGGTATGCGCAGTTCATCGTCATTGACAAATCCAGCAACAAGCTAATGTATTACGAAAAAGGCAAGCTGATTAAGTCGTTTTCTGTAGCCACAGGAAAAAAGCCTTCCTATACGCCGGAAGGCCTGTTCAAGATTCACGAGAAGGTGAAGAACCGCCCCTATTACAAGGAACGCATCAAGGGCGGCGATCCGCGGAATCCGCTTGGGGCCCGCTGGCTCGGCATTAATGTAAAAATAAACGGAAAAGCCAGCTATGCATACGCCATCCATGGAACGAATAACCCCGGCTCCATAGGCAAGTACGTCTCCGCAGGCTGCATCCGCATGCATAATAAAGACGTCATCTGGCTTTATGACCGGGTTAAGATGAGCACGCCCGTCCTCATTCAAAAATAA
- a CDS encoding GNAT family N-acetyltransferase, whose protein sequence is MLFQSERLVCRKMTMEDAEQYHAWRNDLEVMQSTSPFLDTYTMEETRDFMQHVILGSASSKSYLLLLKESGKPIGIMSLIHIDLKNRNAECILDIGDKDCWGQGYGAEAMRLLLDYAFLEMNLHRLGLRVFSFNQRAIRLYEKVGFTREGSARQSLFRGGSLHDVIYMGILQNEYVKKG, encoded by the coding sequence ATGTTATTCCAATCCGAACGTTTGGTTTGCCGGAAAATGACCATGGAGGATGCAGAGCAGTATCATGCATGGAGAAACGATTTGGAGGTCATGCAATCGACTAGCCCTTTCCTGGACACGTATACGATGGAGGAGACCAGAGATTTTATGCAGCATGTCATCCTGGGCTCAGCCTCGTCGAAAAGCTATCTGCTCCTGCTGAAGGAGTCGGGCAAGCCGATCGGCATCATGTCCCTTATCCATATCGACCTCAAGAACCGCAACGCGGAATGCATACTCGACATCGGGGACAAAGACTGCTGGGGGCAGGGGTACGGCGCGGAAGCGATGCGGCTCCTGCTGGATTATGCCTTCCTTGAAATGAATCTGCACCGGCTGGGGTTGCGCGTATTCTCGTTTAACCAACGGGCAATTCGGTTATACGAGAAAGTTGGCTTCACGCGTGAAGGCAGCGCAAGACAGAGCCTGTTCCGGGGCGGGAGCTTGCATGACGTCATCTATATGGGGATTTTGCAAAATGAATATGTCAAGAAAGGTTGA
- a CDS encoding VOC family protein: MIQFERIHHVSLAVRDLDKARAFYSDILKFREIPRPPFQSKGIWYEVGDQQLHLLEHPISDTLRERGIDTTDGHFSIWVKSYSETKAWLDRMGVEYVASPDSVAGFAQIFVLDPDRNIIEFGAEYGS; the protein is encoded by the coding sequence ATGATTCAATTCGAGCGAATTCATCATGTCAGCTTGGCGGTCAGGGATTTGGACAAGGCAAGGGCATTCTACTCGGATATCCTGAAGTTCCGGGAAATTCCGCGACCGCCGTTTCAGTCTAAGGGAATATGGTATGAGGTTGGCGATCAGCAGCTGCATTTGCTGGAGCATCCGATCAGCGACACGCTGCGGGAACGGGGGATCGATACGACGGACGGTCATTTTTCGATCTGGGTGAAGAGCTACAGCGAAACGAAGGCATGGCTTGACCGGATGGGCGTTGAATATGTGGCTAGCCCCGACAGCGTAGCAGGTTTTGCTCAAATCTTCGTATTGGACCCGGACCGGAATATCATCGAATTTGGCGCCGAATACGGATCCTAG